A window of Rhinatrema bivittatum chromosome 2, aRhiBiv1.1, whole genome shotgun sequence contains these coding sequences:
- the LOC115083608 gene encoding oocyte zinc finger protein XlCOF6-like isoform X2, producing MKENYETLTSLASDEIAQNIKEEEKNEKEHHVEVGLIPRDSGNDLENVSQGRERRNTRISQQESEKKPRDMAGDSPDGVTECERESTVTPEHQRYLGAERPFQINNHDQMTADLHQREGKGKKSFLCDTCGKSFAKKSHLILHQKSHIIKPTFLYDKYEKSFSHGNSLNIPLKTHKSCKDALRQHQKVHTSVRPFSCSQCRKSFVSKYMLSSHQKICTGERPFSCTVCGKCFSKKTYLLQHQKIHTGERPFTCTECGKRFSSKYILISHQKIHTGERPFTCTECGKSFSSKYILISHQKIHTGERPFTCTECEKSFISKYTLISHQKIHTGERPFTCTDCGKSFISKYILISHQKIHTGERPFTCTECGKSFITNYLLISHKKIHTGEKPFKCVECGKSFITKYLLILHQKIHTGERPFSCTECGKCFKRKTHLSQHQKIHTGERPFSCTECGRCFTRKIYLSEHQKIHTRERPFSSSECEKSFITKYILSSHQKIHKREKLFRCTECGKIFITKYMLIAHEKTHTREKLFTCTECGKIFITKYMLVSHQKIHTGERPFTCTECGKSFITKYILISHQKIHTGEKPFSCTECGKSFITKYELILHQRIHTGERPFSCTTCGKCFSRKTKLSQHQKIHTGEKPFSCTECGKSFVTKYKLILHQKIHTGERPFSCTECGKSFITKYELILHQKIHTGERPFSCAECGKCFSKKTNLSRHQKIHTGDRPFTCSECGKSFISKHLLISHQKIHTGERPFTCSECGKSFISKHLLISHQRIHTGERPFSCIECGKCFTSKTHLSRHQKIHKVERPFSCIECGKCFSRKTHLSQHQKMHMGEKSFSSH from the coding sequence CAAGTGATGAGATTGCACAGAATatcaaggaggaagagaagaatgaAAAAGAACATCATGTGGAAGTAGGACTGATCCCAAGAGACTCAGGAAATGACTTAGAGAATGTTTcccaggggagggagagaagaaacaCAAGGATTAGTCAGCAGGAATCAGAGAAGAAGCCGAGAGACATGGCAGGAGACTCACCAGATGGAGTCACtgagtgtgagagggagagcACAGTCACCCCTGAGCATCAGAGATACCTGGGTGCAGAGAGACCCTTCCAGATTAATAACCATGATCAAATGACTGCAGACCTCCAccaaagggaggggaaagggaaaaaatCCTTTTTGTGTGACACCTGTGGGAAAAGCTTTGCTAAGAAATCACATTTAATATTGCACCAGAAATCCCACATAATCAAACCAACATTTCTATACGATAAATATGAGAAAAGTTTCAGTCATGGGAACAGTCTAAATATCCCTCTAAAAACACACAAAAGCTGCAAGGATGCTCTAAGACAACATCAAAAGGTGCACACAAGCGTGAGACCATTCTCATGTTCTCAATGTAGAAAAAGCTTTGTTAGTAAGTATATGCTATCATCACATCAGAAAATCTGCACAGgggagagaccattctcatgtactgtatgtggaaaatgtttcagtaAAAAGACATACCTCTTacaacatcagaaaatccacactggggagagaccatttacatgtacAGAGTGTGGGAAAAGATTCAGCAGTAagtatatactaatctcacaccaaaAAATCCACACCGGAGAGAGACCATTTACGtgtactgaatgtgggaaaagcttcagcaGTAAGTATATACTAATCTCGCACcaaaaaatccacacaggagagagaccatttacatgtactgagtgcgAGAAAAGTTTTATTAGTAAGTATacactaatctcacaccagaaaatccacacaggagagagaccatttacatgtactgactGTGGAAAAAGTTTCATTAGTAagtatatactaatctcacaccagaaaatccacacaggagagagaccatttacatgtactgagtgtggaaaAAGCTTCATTACTAACTACCTACTGATCTCGCAcaaaaaaatccacacaggagagaaaccatttaaatgtgttgagtgtgggaaaagcttcattaCTAAATATCTACTAATCttgcaccagaaaatccacacaggagagagaccattctcatgtactgaatgtggaaaatgtttcaaaagaaaaacacacctatcacaacatcagaaaatacacacaggagagagaccattctcatgtactgaatgtggacgATGTTTCACTAGAAAGATATATCTCTCAGAACATCAGAAAATTCACACAAGAGAGAGACCATTTTCATCTAGTGAGTGTGAGAAAAGCTTCATTACTAAATATATACTTAGCTCGCACCAGAAAATTCATAAAAGAGAGAAACTATTTAGATGTACTGAGTGTGGGAAAATATTCATTACTAAGTATATGCTAATTGCACACGAGAAAACCCATACAAGAGAGAAGCTATTTACATGTACCGAGTGTGGGAAAATCTTCATTACTAAGTATATGCTTGTCTCCCACCAGAAAATCCATACAGGAGAaagaccatttacatgtactgagtgtgggaaaagctttaTTACTAAGTATATACTGATCTCGCATCAGAAAATtcacacaggagaaaaaccattctcatgtactgagtgtgggaaaagcttcattaCTAAGTATGAACTAATCttgcaccagagaatccacacaggagagagaccattctcatgtactacttgtggaaaatgtttcagtaGAAAGACAAAGCTttcacaacaccagaaaatccacaccggAGAgaaaccattctcatgtactgagtgtgggaaaagctttgTTACAAAGTATAAACTAATCttgcaccagaaaatccacacaggagagagaccattctcatgtactgagtgtgggaaaagcttcattaCTAAGTATGAACTAATCTTACACCAGAAAATTCACACAGGCGAGAGACCATTCTCCTGTGctgaatgtggaaaatgtttcagtaaaaagacaaacctctcacgccatcagaaaatccacacaggcgATAGACCTTTTACATGTAgcgaatgtgggaaaagcttcattaGTAAGCAtctactaatctcacaccagaaaatccacacaggagagagaccatttacatgtagtgagtgtgggaaaagcttcattaGTAAGCAtctactaatctcacaccagagaatccacacaggagagagaccattctcatgtattgaatgtggaaaatgtttcactAGTAAGACACACCTCTCACGACACCAGAAAATCCATAAAgtagagagaccattctcatgtattgaatgtggaaaatgtttcagtaGAAAGACACACCTATCACAACACCAGAAAATGCACATGGGAGAGAAAAGTTTTTCATCACACTGA
- the LOC115083608 gene encoding oocyte zinc finger protein XlCOF6-like isoform X3, translated as MAGDSPDGVTECERESTVTPEHQRYLGAERPFQINNHDQMTADLHQREGKGKKSFLCDTCGKSFAKKSHLILHQKSHIIKPTFLYDKYEKSFSHGNSLNIPLKTHKSCKDALRQHQKVHTSVRPFSCSQCRKSFVSKYMLSSHQKICTGERPFSCTVCGKCFSKKTYLLQHQKIHTGERPFTCTECGKRFSSKYILISHQKIHTGERPFTCTECGKSFSSKYILISHQKIHTGERPFTCTECEKSFISKYTLISHQKIHTGERPFTCTDCGKSFISKYILISHQKIHTGERPFTCTECGKSFITNYLLISHKKIHTGEKPFKCVECGKSFITKYLLILHQKIHTGERPFSCTECGKCFKRKTHLSQHQKIHTGERPFSCTECGRCFTRKIYLSEHQKIHTRERPFSSSECEKSFITKYILSSHQKIHKREKLFRCTECGKIFITKYMLIAHEKTHTREKLFTCTECGKIFITKYMLVSHQKIHTGERPFTCTECGKSFITKYILISHQKIHTGEKPFSCTECGKSFITKYELILHQRIHTGERPFSCTTCGKCFSRKTKLSQHQKIHTGEKPFSCTECGKSFVTKYKLILHQKIHTGERPFSCTECGKSFITKYELILHQKIHTGERPFSCAECGKCFSKKTNLSRHQKIHTGDRPFTCSECGKSFISKHLLISHQKIHTGERPFTCSECGKSFISKHLLISHQRIHTGERPFSCIECGKCFTSKTHLSRHQKIHKVERPFSCIECGKCFSRKTHLSQHQKMHMGEKSFSSH; from the coding sequence ATGGCAGGAGACTCACCAGATGGAGTCACtgagtgtgagagggagagcACAGTCACCCCTGAGCATCAGAGATACCTGGGTGCAGAGAGACCCTTCCAGATTAATAACCATGATCAAATGACTGCAGACCTCCAccaaagggaggggaaagggaaaaaatCCTTTTTGTGTGACACCTGTGGGAAAAGCTTTGCTAAGAAATCACATTTAATATTGCACCAGAAATCCCACATAATCAAACCAACATTTCTATACGATAAATATGAGAAAAGTTTCAGTCATGGGAACAGTCTAAATATCCCTCTAAAAACACACAAAAGCTGCAAGGATGCTCTAAGACAACATCAAAAGGTGCACACAAGCGTGAGACCATTCTCATGTTCTCAATGTAGAAAAAGCTTTGTTAGTAAGTATATGCTATCATCACATCAGAAAATCTGCACAGgggagagaccattctcatgtactgtatgtggaaaatgtttcagtaAAAAGACATACCTCTTacaacatcagaaaatccacactggggagagaccatttacatgtacAGAGTGTGGGAAAAGATTCAGCAGTAagtatatactaatctcacaccaaaAAATCCACACCGGAGAGAGACCATTTACGtgtactgaatgtgggaaaagcttcagcaGTAAGTATATACTAATCTCGCACcaaaaaatccacacaggagagagaccatttacatgtactgagtgcgAGAAAAGTTTTATTAGTAAGTATacactaatctcacaccagaaaatccacacaggagagagaccatttacatgtactgactGTGGAAAAAGTTTCATTAGTAagtatatactaatctcacaccagaaaatccacacaggagagagaccatttacatgtactgagtgtggaaaAAGCTTCATTACTAACTACCTACTGATCTCGCAcaaaaaaatccacacaggagagaaaccatttaaatgtgttgagtgtgggaaaagcttcattaCTAAATATCTACTAATCttgcaccagaaaatccacacaggagagagaccattctcatgtactgaatgtggaaaatgtttcaaaagaaaaacacacctatcacaacatcagaaaatacacacaggagagagaccattctcatgtactgaatgtggacgATGTTTCACTAGAAAGATATATCTCTCAGAACATCAGAAAATTCACACAAGAGAGAGACCATTTTCATCTAGTGAGTGTGAGAAAAGCTTCATTACTAAATATATACTTAGCTCGCACCAGAAAATTCATAAAAGAGAGAAACTATTTAGATGTACTGAGTGTGGGAAAATATTCATTACTAAGTATATGCTAATTGCACACGAGAAAACCCATACAAGAGAGAAGCTATTTACATGTACCGAGTGTGGGAAAATCTTCATTACTAAGTATATGCTTGTCTCCCACCAGAAAATCCATACAGGAGAaagaccatttacatgtactgagtgtgggaaaagctttaTTACTAAGTATATACTGATCTCGCATCAGAAAATtcacacaggagaaaaaccattctcatgtactgagtgtgggaaaagcttcattaCTAAGTATGAACTAATCttgcaccagagaatccacacaggagagagaccattctcatgtactacttgtggaaaatgtttcagtaGAAAGACAAAGCTttcacaacaccagaaaatccacaccggAGAgaaaccattctcatgtactgagtgtgggaaaagctttgTTACAAAGTATAAACTAATCttgcaccagaaaatccacacaggagagagaccattctcatgtactgagtgtgggaaaagcttcattaCTAAGTATGAACTAATCTTACACCAGAAAATTCACACAGGCGAGAGACCATTCTCCTGTGctgaatgtggaaaatgtttcagtaaaaagacaaacctctcacgccatcagaaaatccacacaggcgATAGACCTTTTACATGTAgcgaatgtgggaaaagcttcattaGTAAGCAtctactaatctcacaccagaaaatccacacaggagagagaccatttacatgtagtgagtgtgggaaaagcttcattaGTAAGCAtctactaatctcacaccagagaatccacacaggagagagaccattctcatgtattgaatgtggaaaatgtttcactAGTAAGACACACCTCTCACGACACCAGAAAATCCATAAAgtagagagaccattctcatgtattgaatgtggaaaatgtttcagtaGAAAGACACACCTATCACAACACCAGAAAATGCACATGGGAGAGAAAAGTTTTTCATCACACTGA